The following are from one region of the Syngnathus acus chromosome 19, fSynAcu1.2, whole genome shotgun sequence genome:
- the bicral gene encoding BRD4-interacting chromatin-remodeling complex-associated protein-like isoform X1 — translation MDDEDDRHLLDILGDVDALNDYLHGNNSKSIEEDDVANAAYGSDASFFSGDAANTGLKDDSSSMAEFGGDPAGDSLHLSSSLSFIEDQLGSGSPPGAGVDLGEDQPFDILQKSLLEADITEQTLAQEALLETQPAPTLVQAPASLPSQKVSGGYGGGVVTTPAATLPAGQFLQGVSPLPNGSTQHIQVLGSFGAGSGVMTLSGLERAPQIVLRPAGPIAAAGSPAPGGQVYAPTQGHLGQVGFKNIPLQNVIIQRGPGGTQTLVRPIQPKPHQAGAQTVFSLQPTVSQLANVTNSATPQYTANGSMVVDQQQAQANIQAGQFLLPTSLAVHNGPPVDPAAPAAHINAHNAVQIVAGQKFTAQAGGQLILNQGPASGGTAQTWKTAASATSAPGRLALVSQAQPLGSPVQRLLVTQTANCTSLSPLPNAATPAEEHRQNASGAAVKQVQLNAQKRPAPAPLTKGGMILQQLREHHERVDMPDRRHFTSFSDVLQRLLPYHVFQGTPPSQEEFSQVDEEFESVATHVLMRTQAMINKYRRLLLAESEQHSSPSSEIVMIDRTFNQEERSCLTQDKRMLLVDPDAFLEDFCCGLKSKRLQDPVPSPPPPPATHSEEPAYRTDSQPGFGDPGGGGGSGTPLQASSAANKNILELKRSQQQQEQHLGQEGNHSSSAASAGGHTDHQAALPLHPDTDSALEAAVNSILEC, via the exons ATGGATGATGAGGACGATCGCCATCTTCTGGATATTTTAGG agaTGTGGATGCATTGAATGACTATCTACACGGCAACAACAGCAAGTCC ATTGAAGAGGACGATGTAGCCAATGCTGCATATGGCTCAGATGCATCTTTCTTCTCTGGGGATGCT GCAAATACTGGACTCAAAGATGATTCCTCCTCAATGGCGGAGTTTGGAGGTGATCCGGCTGGAGACAGCCTACATCTTTCCAGCAGTCTCTCCTTCATCGAGGACCAGCTGGGGTCTGGGAGCCCTCCTGGAGCCGGCGTCGACCTCGGTGAAGACCAGCCCTTTGACATCCTCCAGAAATCCCTGCTGGAGGCTGACATCACGGAGCAGACGTTGGCACAGGAGGCCTTGCTGGAGACGCAGCCCGCACCCACCCTCGTCCAGGCCCCTGCGTCCCTCCCGTCCCAGAAGGTCTCTGGGGGCTACGGAGGGGGTGTGGTCACTACACCGGCTGCGACATTACCAGCTGGACAATTCCTTCAAGGCGTGTCCCCACTACCTAACGGTTCCACGCAGCACATTCAGGTGTTGGGGTCGTTCGGGGCGGGAAGCGGAGTCATGACGCTGAGTGGTCTGGAGAGAGCTCCTCAGATTGTGCTGAGGCCAGCAGGCCCCATCGCCGCTGCGGGCTCTCCGGCTCCAGGCGGGCAGGTGTACGCTCCTACCCAAGGGCATCTCGGTCAAGTGGGCTTTAAGAACATTCCCCTCCAGAACGTCATCATTCAGAGAGGTCCGGGAGGAACCCAGACACTTGTTAGGCCGATCCAGCCTAAACCTCATCAAGCTGGGGCTCAGACTGTATTCAGTTTACAGCCCACGGTCTCCCAGTTGGCAAATGTGACTAACAGTGCTACACCGCAGTACACCGCCAATGGCTCCATGGTAGTCGATCAGCAGCAGGCACAAGCTAACATACAAGCGGGACAGTTCTTGCTGCCCACTTCTTTGGCGGTCCACAATGGCCCCCCTGTGGACCCTGCTGCCCCTGCTGCCCATATCAATGCCCACAACGCGGTGCAGATTGTCGCCGGGCAAAAATTTACAGCGCAAGCGGGTGGGCAGCTCATTTTGAATCAGGGCCCTGCAAGTGGCGGCACGGCTCAAACGTGGAAGACCGCTGCATCCGCCACGAGCGCACCGGGACGGCTTGCGCTGGTCAGTCAGGCGCAACCCTTGGGTAGCCCCGTGCAGCGCCTCCTGGTGACGCAAACGGCCAACTGTACGTCGTTGTCCCCCTTACCTAACGCGGCCACGCCTGCAGAAGAACACAGACAG AACGCTTCTGGCGCTGCCGTCAAACAAGTGCAGCTCAACGCACAGAAGAGGCCCGCCCCAGCGCCGCTTACCAAAGGAGGAAT GATTTTACAGCAGCTAAGGGAACATCACGAGCGGGTGGACATGCCCGATCGGCGACACTTTACATCGTTCAGTGATGTGCTGCAACGGCTCCTGCCCTACCATGTGTTTCAAGGCACGCCACCCAGCCAGGAGGAGTTCTCTCAGG TGGATGAAGAATTTGAATCAGTTGCAACGCACGTGTTGATGAGGACGCAGGCCATGATCAATAAGTACAGACGACTGCTTTTGGCTGAATCGGAG CAGCATTCCAGTCCTTCATCAGAGATAGTGATGATTGACAGGACCTTCAATCAAGAGGAGCGCAGCTGTCTTACCCAAGACAAGCGCATGCTGCTTGTCGATCCAG ACGCTTTCTTGGAGGATTTCTGTTGTGGGCTGAAATCCAAACGTTTGCAAGATCCTGTCCCCTCTCCGCCACCGCCGCCCGCCACACACTCCGAGGAGCCGGCTTACAGAACAGACTCCCAGCCTGGCTTTGGAGACCCAGGTGGAGGTGGAGGCAGTGGTACTCCACTTCAAGCTTCATCTGCGGCCAACAAGAACATCCTTGAGCTGAAGCGatcccagcagcagcaggagcagcactTGGGACAGGAAGGTAACCACTCATCTTCTGCGGCATCTGCAGGGGGTCACACAGACCACCAGGCAGCCTTGCCGCTACACCCGGACACAGACTCTGCTCTGGAGGCGGCCGTCAACAGCATTCTGGAATGTTAA
- the tbcc gene encoding tubulin-specific chaperone C isoform X1, which yields MNQTDRQSSIAARRRRTPSISTRAKKKKLTSSPGDNMDVPDEVVQASDLESAIKMKERLEKRNKARLEDVERRKEAKENQSVAKESVVYFLSTFNDELAAVEEMLCACSDADQTAVAQKLDEASSKTVELQKYLNDSMAFLTTYDQRKAQMALQKLQTRLNETREQAMPKKKFGFQGRTKTSTAPVKDAVVSPFAEHRAAQVDGDPDGPQCGFSNISDMVLVKTAEEIHKEDVLLSHLSNCKVRLYGTPSTLHLKHIDRCEILCGPVATSVFVDHCQSSTLAVACQQLRTHNTKDTCVYLHVTSRAIVEDCHGVRFAPYTWSYPNLDEDFGAADLDPSSNNWEQVDDFNWLAAGTPSPNWTVIPEADRKTTWDP from the exons ATGAACCAGACTGATCGACAGAGCTCAAT TGCCGCCAGGCGGCGCAGGACGCCATCAATATCAACAAGagcgaagaagaagaaactgaCGTCATCACCAGGCGACAACATGGATGTGCCCGATGAAGTTGTTCAAGCGAGCGATTTGGAAAGCGCGATTAAAATGAAGGAGCGGTTGGAGAAACGCAACAAAGCAAGACTTGAGGACGTGGAGCGGCGCAAAGAAGCCAAAGAGAACCAATCGGTCGCCAAGGAGAGTGTCGTCTATTTTCTCAGCACCTTCAACGACGAGCTGGCGGCTGTCGAGGAGATGCTCTGCGCCTGCTCTGACGCGGACCAAACGGCGGTGGCGCAGAAGCTGGACGAAGCTTCGAGCAAAACTGTAGAGTTGCAAAAGTACCTCAACGACAGCATGGCGTTTCTGACCACCTACGACCAACGGAAAGCCCAGATGGCCCTTCAGAAGCTTCAGACACGTCTCAATGAAACAAGGGAGCAGGCCATGCCGAAGAAGAAATTCGGCTTTCAGGGCCGCACCAAAACGTCAACAGCCCCGGTGAAGGACGCTGTCGTGTCTCCATTTGCAGAGCACAGGGCTGCACAAGTGGATGGAGACCCTGATGGTCCACAGTGCGGCTTCTCTAACATCAGCGACATGGTCCTCGTGAAGACCGCAGAAGAGATCCACAAAGAGGATGTGCTCTTGTCCCACCTGTCCAACTGCAAGGTGCGTCTCTATGGTACGCCCAGCACGCTGCACCTGAAGCACATCGACCGCTGCGAGATCCTATGCGGGCCTGTGGCCACCTCAGTGTTTGTGGACCACTGTCAGAGCAGCACCTTGGCTGTGGCCTGCCAGCAGCTGCGTACCCACAACACCAAAGACACCTGTGTCTACCTGCACGTCACCAGCCGTGCCATCGTGGAGGACTGTCACGGCGTCCGCTTTGCACCATACACCTGGTCCTACCCCAACCTGGATGAAGACTTTGGCGCGGCTGACCTGGACCCAAGTTCTAACAATTGGGAGCAGGTGGATGACTTTAACTGGCTTGCCGCAGGGACGCCGTCACCTAACTGGACCGTTATTCCCGAAGCAGACCGGAAGACCACATGGGACCCCTAG
- the tbcc gene encoding tubulin-specific chaperone C isoform X2, with protein sequence MNQTDRQSSMRRRTPSISTRAKKKKLTSSPGDNMDVPDEVVQASDLESAIKMKERLEKRNKARLEDVERRKEAKENQSVAKESVVYFLSTFNDELAAVEEMLCACSDADQTAVAQKLDEASSKTVELQKYLNDSMAFLTTYDQRKAQMALQKLQTRLNETREQAMPKKKFGFQGRTKTSTAPVKDAVVSPFAEHRAAQVDGDPDGPQCGFSNISDMVLVKTAEEIHKEDVLLSHLSNCKVRLYGTPSTLHLKHIDRCEILCGPVATSVFVDHCQSSTLAVACQQLRTHNTKDTCVYLHVTSRAIVEDCHGVRFAPYTWSYPNLDEDFGAADLDPSSNNWEQVDDFNWLAAGTPSPNWTVIPEADRKTTWDP encoded by the exons ATGAACCAGACTGATCGACAGAGCTCAAT GCGGCGCAGGACGCCATCAATATCAACAAGagcgaagaagaagaaactgaCGTCATCACCAGGCGACAACATGGATGTGCCCGATGAAGTTGTTCAAGCGAGCGATTTGGAAAGCGCGATTAAAATGAAGGAGCGGTTGGAGAAACGCAACAAAGCAAGACTTGAGGACGTGGAGCGGCGCAAAGAAGCCAAAGAGAACCAATCGGTCGCCAAGGAGAGTGTCGTCTATTTTCTCAGCACCTTCAACGACGAGCTGGCGGCTGTCGAGGAGATGCTCTGCGCCTGCTCTGACGCGGACCAAACGGCGGTGGCGCAGAAGCTGGACGAAGCTTCGAGCAAAACTGTAGAGTTGCAAAAGTACCTCAACGACAGCATGGCGTTTCTGACCACCTACGACCAACGGAAAGCCCAGATGGCCCTTCAGAAGCTTCAGACACGTCTCAATGAAACAAGGGAGCAGGCCATGCCGAAGAAGAAATTCGGCTTTCAGGGCCGCACCAAAACGTCAACAGCCCCGGTGAAGGACGCTGTCGTGTCTCCATTTGCAGAGCACAGGGCTGCACAAGTGGATGGAGACCCTGATGGTCCACAGTGCGGCTTCTCTAACATCAGCGACATGGTCCTCGTGAAGACCGCAGAAGAGATCCACAAAGAGGATGTGCTCTTGTCCCACCTGTCCAACTGCAAGGTGCGTCTCTATGGTACGCCCAGCACGCTGCACCTGAAGCACATCGACCGCTGCGAGATCCTATGCGGGCCTGTGGCCACCTCAGTGTTTGTGGACCACTGTCAGAGCAGCACCTTGGCTGTGGCCTGCCAGCAGCTGCGTACCCACAACACCAAAGACACCTGTGTCTACCTGCACGTCACCAGCCGTGCCATCGTGGAGGACTGTCACGGCGTCCGCTTTGCACCATACACCTGGTCCTACCCCAACCTGGATGAAGACTTTGGCGCGGCTGACCTGGACCCAAGTTCTAACAATTGGGAGCAGGTGGATGACTTTAACTGGCTTGCCGCAGGGACGCCGTCACCTAACTGGACCGTTATTCCCGAAGCAGACCGGAAGACCACATGGGACCCCTAG
- the bicral gene encoding BRD4-interacting chromatin-remodeling complex-associated protein-like isoform X2 translates to MDDEDDRHLLDILGDVDALNDYLHGNNSKSIEEDDVANAAYGSDASFFSGDAANTGLKDDSSSMAEFGGDPAGDSLHLSSSLSFIEDQLGSGSPPGAGVDLGEDQPFDILQKSLLEADITEQTLAQEALLETQPAPTLVQAPASLPSQKVSGGYGGGVVTTPAATLPAGQFLQGVSPLPNGSTQHIQVLGSFGAGSGVMTLSGLERAPQIVLRPAGPIAAAGSPAPGGQVYAPTQGHLGQVGFKNIPLQNVIIQRGPGGTQTLVRPIQPKPHQAGAQTVFSLQPTVSQLANVTNSATPQYTANGSMVVDQQQAQANIQAGQFLLPTSLAVHNGPPVDPAAPAAHINAHNAVQIVAGQKFTAQAGGQLILNQGPASGGTAQTWKTAASATSAPGRLALVSQAQPLGSPVQRLLVTQTANCTSLSPLPNAATPAEEHRQNASGAAVKQVQLNAQKRPAPAPLTKGGMILQQLREHHERVDMPDRRHFTSFSDVLQRLLPYHVFQGTPPSQEEFSQVDEEFESVATHVLMRTQAMINKYRRLLLAESEHSSPSSEIVMIDRTFNQEERSCLTQDKRMLLVDPDAFLEDFCCGLKSKRLQDPVPSPPPPPATHSEEPAYRTDSQPGFGDPGGGGGSGTPLQASSAANKNILELKRSQQQQEQHLGQEGNHSSSAASAGGHTDHQAALPLHPDTDSALEAAVNSILEC, encoded by the exons ATGGATGATGAGGACGATCGCCATCTTCTGGATATTTTAGG agaTGTGGATGCATTGAATGACTATCTACACGGCAACAACAGCAAGTCC ATTGAAGAGGACGATGTAGCCAATGCTGCATATGGCTCAGATGCATCTTTCTTCTCTGGGGATGCT GCAAATACTGGACTCAAAGATGATTCCTCCTCAATGGCGGAGTTTGGAGGTGATCCGGCTGGAGACAGCCTACATCTTTCCAGCAGTCTCTCCTTCATCGAGGACCAGCTGGGGTCTGGGAGCCCTCCTGGAGCCGGCGTCGACCTCGGTGAAGACCAGCCCTTTGACATCCTCCAGAAATCCCTGCTGGAGGCTGACATCACGGAGCAGACGTTGGCACAGGAGGCCTTGCTGGAGACGCAGCCCGCACCCACCCTCGTCCAGGCCCCTGCGTCCCTCCCGTCCCAGAAGGTCTCTGGGGGCTACGGAGGGGGTGTGGTCACTACACCGGCTGCGACATTACCAGCTGGACAATTCCTTCAAGGCGTGTCCCCACTACCTAACGGTTCCACGCAGCACATTCAGGTGTTGGGGTCGTTCGGGGCGGGAAGCGGAGTCATGACGCTGAGTGGTCTGGAGAGAGCTCCTCAGATTGTGCTGAGGCCAGCAGGCCCCATCGCCGCTGCGGGCTCTCCGGCTCCAGGCGGGCAGGTGTACGCTCCTACCCAAGGGCATCTCGGTCAAGTGGGCTTTAAGAACATTCCCCTCCAGAACGTCATCATTCAGAGAGGTCCGGGAGGAACCCAGACACTTGTTAGGCCGATCCAGCCTAAACCTCATCAAGCTGGGGCTCAGACTGTATTCAGTTTACAGCCCACGGTCTCCCAGTTGGCAAATGTGACTAACAGTGCTACACCGCAGTACACCGCCAATGGCTCCATGGTAGTCGATCAGCAGCAGGCACAAGCTAACATACAAGCGGGACAGTTCTTGCTGCCCACTTCTTTGGCGGTCCACAATGGCCCCCCTGTGGACCCTGCTGCCCCTGCTGCCCATATCAATGCCCACAACGCGGTGCAGATTGTCGCCGGGCAAAAATTTACAGCGCAAGCGGGTGGGCAGCTCATTTTGAATCAGGGCCCTGCAAGTGGCGGCACGGCTCAAACGTGGAAGACCGCTGCATCCGCCACGAGCGCACCGGGACGGCTTGCGCTGGTCAGTCAGGCGCAACCCTTGGGTAGCCCCGTGCAGCGCCTCCTGGTGACGCAAACGGCCAACTGTACGTCGTTGTCCCCCTTACCTAACGCGGCCACGCCTGCAGAAGAACACAGACAG AACGCTTCTGGCGCTGCCGTCAAACAAGTGCAGCTCAACGCACAGAAGAGGCCCGCCCCAGCGCCGCTTACCAAAGGAGGAAT GATTTTACAGCAGCTAAGGGAACATCACGAGCGGGTGGACATGCCCGATCGGCGACACTTTACATCGTTCAGTGATGTGCTGCAACGGCTCCTGCCCTACCATGTGTTTCAAGGCACGCCACCCAGCCAGGAGGAGTTCTCTCAGG TGGATGAAGAATTTGAATCAGTTGCAACGCACGTGTTGATGAGGACGCAGGCCATGATCAATAAGTACAGACGACTGCTTTTGGCTGAATCGGAG CATTCCAGTCCTTCATCAGAGATAGTGATGATTGACAGGACCTTCAATCAAGAGGAGCGCAGCTGTCTTACCCAAGACAAGCGCATGCTGCTTGTCGATCCAG ACGCTTTCTTGGAGGATTTCTGTTGTGGGCTGAAATCCAAACGTTTGCAAGATCCTGTCCCCTCTCCGCCACCGCCGCCCGCCACACACTCCGAGGAGCCGGCTTACAGAACAGACTCCCAGCCTGGCTTTGGAGACCCAGGTGGAGGTGGAGGCAGTGGTACTCCACTTCAAGCTTCATCTGCGGCCAACAAGAACATCCTTGAGCTGAAGCGatcccagcagcagcaggagcagcactTGGGACAGGAAGGTAACCACTCATCTTCTGCGGCATCTGCAGGGGGTCACACAGACCACCAGGCAGCCTTGCCGCTACACCCGGACACAGACTCTGCTCTGGAGGCGGCCGTCAACAGCATTCTGGAATGTTAA
- the si:dkey-21c1.4 gene encoding uncharacterized protein si:dkey-21c1.4 isoform X4, which translates to MSPEVCPFCGKSFKRLKSHLPYCKAAKPPLSHHEPMVSSPPGQLEADSFKIKGKKTPQLDKKTSPEAPGKSGHMSPQVKPKKKSIRATIEAAKSSQTSPGMDSAPQSLETVPSRSTSTKSKSSAESQKPKSASKGKQIKCPEKEMAVGKEMPRITVQHVGSTLGRAKTNMPSIETTQMNTKSGLSPACLNIIIQPKNSLLTLKDNVSGSKATSYKPLILPDLKTSKVGFQQTEFTSVLPGHLSNFQSRTVDTAAIEMRKSNSSGRSLGQVTLRELPEWLACKTPRCPGDAAEMMLRGWQWYYRKYIDVRKGGVGGIGMLLAGYCMLGYVWSYPHLKHERWRKYH; encoded by the exons ATGAGCCCCG AGGTGTGTCCGTTCTGTGGGAAATCCTTCAAGCGGTTAAAGAGTCACTTGCCCTACTGCAAGGCAGCCAAGCCCCCTTTAAGTCACCATGAGCCCATGGTGTCCTCGCCACCAGGACAGCTAGAAGCAGACTCGTTTAAGATAAAGGGGAAGAAAACGCCACAGCTCGATAAGAAGACATCACCAGAAGCACCTGGGAAAAGTGGACATATGTCGCCACAGGtgaagccaaagaaaaagagcaTTCGTGCCACAATAGAAGCGGCAAAATCCAGCCAAACCTCTCCAGGTATGGATTCAGCTCCACAAAGTCTGGAGACAGTACCTTCAAGATCCACGAGCACCAAGTCCAAATCATCTGCAGAGTCCCAAAAACCCAAAAGTGCCTCTAAAGGGAAACAAATCAAGTGcccagaaaaagaaatggccGTCGGAAAGGAAATGCCCAGGATTACGGTCCAGCATGTTGGCAGCACATTGGGCCGGGCCAAGACCAACATGCCTTCCATTGAAACTACTCAAATGAACACTAAATCAGGTTTAAGTCCAGCTTGTTTGAATATCATTATACAACCCAAAAACTCTCTACTTACACTTAAAGATAATGTGAGTGGATCCAAAGCGACCTCCTATAAGCCTTTGATTCTGCCCGACCTCAAAACATCTAAAGTTGGTTTTCAACAGACAGAATTCACTTCAGTGTTGCCAGGACACCTTTCGAACTTTCAGTCCAGAACTGTAGATACAGCAGCAATAGAAATGAGGAAAAGCAACTCATCAG GACGGAGTCTAGGTCAGGTGACACTGCGGGAGCTTCCTGAGTGGCTGGCCTGCAAGACGCCACGCTGCCCGGGAGATGCGGCGGAAATGATGCTGAGAg GCTGGCAGTGGTACTACCGGAAGTATATCGACGTGAGAAAAGGCGGCGTGGGCGGCATTGGCATGCTGCTGGCCGGATATTGTATGCTCGGCTACGTCTGGTCTTACCCTCATCTTA agcATGAGCGCTGGAGGAAGTACCATTAA
- the si:dkey-21c1.4 gene encoding uncharacterized protein si:dkey-21c1.4 isoform X3, translating into MSPEVCPFCGKSFKRLKSHLPYCKAAKPPLSHHEPMVSSPPGQLEADSFKIKGKKTPQLDKKTSPEAPGKSGHMSPQVKPKKKSIRATIEAAKSSQTSPGMDSAPQSLETVPSRSTSTKSKSSAESQKPKSASKGKQIKCPEKEMAVGKEMPRITVQHVGSTLGRAKTNMPSIETTQMNTKSGLSPACLNIIIQPKNSLLTLKDNVSGSKATSYKPLILPDLKTSKVGFQQTEFTSVLPGHLSNFQSRTVDTAAIEMRKSNSSAGRSLGQVTLRELPEWLACKTPRCPGDAAEMMLRGWQWYYRKYIDVRKGGVGGIGMLLAGYCMLGYVWSYPHLKHERWRKYH; encoded by the exons ATGAGCCCCG AGGTGTGTCCGTTCTGTGGGAAATCCTTCAAGCGGTTAAAGAGTCACTTGCCCTACTGCAAGGCAGCCAAGCCCCCTTTAAGTCACCATGAGCCCATGGTGTCCTCGCCACCAGGACAGCTAGAAGCAGACTCGTTTAAGATAAAGGGGAAGAAAACGCCACAGCTCGATAAGAAGACATCACCAGAAGCACCTGGGAAAAGTGGACATATGTCGCCACAGGtgaagccaaagaaaaagagcaTTCGTGCCACAATAGAAGCGGCAAAATCCAGCCAAACCTCTCCAGGTATGGATTCAGCTCCACAAAGTCTGGAGACAGTACCTTCAAGATCCACGAGCACCAAGTCCAAATCATCTGCAGAGTCCCAAAAACCCAAAAGTGCCTCTAAAGGGAAACAAATCAAGTGcccagaaaaagaaatggccGTCGGAAAGGAAATGCCCAGGATTACGGTCCAGCATGTTGGCAGCACATTGGGCCGGGCCAAGACCAACATGCCTTCCATTGAAACTACTCAAATGAACACTAAATCAGGTTTAAGTCCAGCTTGTTTGAATATCATTATACAACCCAAAAACTCTCTACTTACACTTAAAGATAATGTGAGTGGATCCAAAGCGACCTCCTATAAGCCTTTGATTCTGCCCGACCTCAAAACATCTAAAGTTGGTTTTCAACAGACAGAATTCACTTCAGTGTTGCCAGGACACCTTTCGAACTTTCAGTCCAGAACTGTAGATACAGCAGCAATAGAAATGAGGAAAAGCAACTCATCAG CAGGACGGAGTCTAGGTCAGGTGACACTGCGGGAGCTTCCTGAGTGGCTGGCCTGCAAGACGCCACGCTGCCCGGGAGATGCGGCGGAAATGATGCTGAGAg GCTGGCAGTGGTACTACCGGAAGTATATCGACGTGAGAAAAGGCGGCGTGGGCGGCATTGGCATGCTGCTGGCCGGATATTGTATGCTCGGCTACGTCTGGTCTTACCCTCATCTTA agcATGAGCGCTGGAGGAAGTACCATTAA
- the si:dkey-21c1.4 gene encoding uncharacterized protein si:dkey-21c1.4 isoform X1 yields the protein MSPEVCPFCGKSFKRLKSHLPYCKAAKPPLSHHEPMVSSPPGQLEADSFKIKGKKTPQLDKKTSPEAPGKSGHMSPQVKPKKKSIRATIEAAKSSQTSPGMDSAPQSLETVPSRSTSTKSKSSAESQKPKSASKGKQIKCPEKEMAVGKEMPRITVQHVGSTLGRAKTNMPSIETTQMNTKSGLSPACLNIIIQPKNSLLTLKDNVSGSKATSYKPLILPDLKTSKVGFQQTEFTSVLPGHLSNFQSRTVDTAAIEMRKSNSSAGRSLGQVTLRELPEWLACKTPRCPGDAAEMMLRGWQWYYRKYIDVRKGGVGGIGMLLAGYCMLGYVWSYPHLSMYTYEHLSLYSVTFWVKVF from the exons ATGAGCCCCG AGGTGTGTCCGTTCTGTGGGAAATCCTTCAAGCGGTTAAAGAGTCACTTGCCCTACTGCAAGGCAGCCAAGCCCCCTTTAAGTCACCATGAGCCCATGGTGTCCTCGCCACCAGGACAGCTAGAAGCAGACTCGTTTAAGATAAAGGGGAAGAAAACGCCACAGCTCGATAAGAAGACATCACCAGAAGCACCTGGGAAAAGTGGACATATGTCGCCACAGGtgaagccaaagaaaaagagcaTTCGTGCCACAATAGAAGCGGCAAAATCCAGCCAAACCTCTCCAGGTATGGATTCAGCTCCACAAAGTCTGGAGACAGTACCTTCAAGATCCACGAGCACCAAGTCCAAATCATCTGCAGAGTCCCAAAAACCCAAAAGTGCCTCTAAAGGGAAACAAATCAAGTGcccagaaaaagaaatggccGTCGGAAAGGAAATGCCCAGGATTACGGTCCAGCATGTTGGCAGCACATTGGGCCGGGCCAAGACCAACATGCCTTCCATTGAAACTACTCAAATGAACACTAAATCAGGTTTAAGTCCAGCTTGTTTGAATATCATTATACAACCCAAAAACTCTCTACTTACACTTAAAGATAATGTGAGTGGATCCAAAGCGACCTCCTATAAGCCTTTGATTCTGCCCGACCTCAAAACATCTAAAGTTGGTTTTCAACAGACAGAATTCACTTCAGTGTTGCCAGGACACCTTTCGAACTTTCAGTCCAGAACTGTAGATACAGCAGCAATAGAAATGAGGAAAAGCAACTCATCAG CAGGACGGAGTCTAGGTCAGGTGACACTGCGGGAGCTTCCTGAGTGGCTGGCCTGCAAGACGCCACGCTGCCCGGGAGATGCGGCGGAAATGATGCTGAGAg GCTGGCAGTGGTACTACCGGAAGTATATCGACGTGAGAAAAGGCGGCGTGGGCGGCATTGGCATGCTGCTGGCCGGATATTGTATGCTCGGCTACGTCTGGTCTTACCCTCATCTTAGTATGTATACATATGAACACTTGTCTCTTTACAGTGTCACATTTTGGGTTAAAgtgttttaa
- the si:dkey-21c1.4 gene encoding uncharacterized protein si:dkey-21c1.4 isoform X2, translated as MSPEVCPFCGKSFKRLKSHLPYCKAAKPPLSHHEPMVSSPPGQLEADSFKIKGKKTPQLDKKTSPEAPGKSGHMSPQVKPKKKSIRATIEAAKSSQTSPGMDSAPQSLETVPSRSTSTKSKSSAESQKPKSASKGKQIKCPEKEMAVGKEMPRITVQHVGSTLGRAKTNMPSIETTQMNTKSGLSPACLNIIIQPKNSLLTLKDNVSGSKATSYKPLILPDLKTSKVGFQQTEFTSVLPGHLSNFQSRTVDTAAIEMRKSNSSGRSLGQVTLRELPEWLACKTPRCPGDAAEMMLRGWQWYYRKYIDVRKGGVGGIGMLLAGYCMLGYVWSYPHLSMYTYEHLSLYSVTFWVKVF; from the exons ATGAGCCCCG AGGTGTGTCCGTTCTGTGGGAAATCCTTCAAGCGGTTAAAGAGTCACTTGCCCTACTGCAAGGCAGCCAAGCCCCCTTTAAGTCACCATGAGCCCATGGTGTCCTCGCCACCAGGACAGCTAGAAGCAGACTCGTTTAAGATAAAGGGGAAGAAAACGCCACAGCTCGATAAGAAGACATCACCAGAAGCACCTGGGAAAAGTGGACATATGTCGCCACAGGtgaagccaaagaaaaagagcaTTCGTGCCACAATAGAAGCGGCAAAATCCAGCCAAACCTCTCCAGGTATGGATTCAGCTCCACAAAGTCTGGAGACAGTACCTTCAAGATCCACGAGCACCAAGTCCAAATCATCTGCAGAGTCCCAAAAACCCAAAAGTGCCTCTAAAGGGAAACAAATCAAGTGcccagaaaaagaaatggccGTCGGAAAGGAAATGCCCAGGATTACGGTCCAGCATGTTGGCAGCACATTGGGCCGGGCCAAGACCAACATGCCTTCCATTGAAACTACTCAAATGAACACTAAATCAGGTTTAAGTCCAGCTTGTTTGAATATCATTATACAACCCAAAAACTCTCTACTTACACTTAAAGATAATGTGAGTGGATCCAAAGCGACCTCCTATAAGCCTTTGATTCTGCCCGACCTCAAAACATCTAAAGTTGGTTTTCAACAGACAGAATTCACTTCAGTGTTGCCAGGACACCTTTCGAACTTTCAGTCCAGAACTGTAGATACAGCAGCAATAGAAATGAGGAAAAGCAACTCATCAG GACGGAGTCTAGGTCAGGTGACACTGCGGGAGCTTCCTGAGTGGCTGGCCTGCAAGACGCCACGCTGCCCGGGAGATGCGGCGGAAATGATGCTGAGAg GCTGGCAGTGGTACTACCGGAAGTATATCGACGTGAGAAAAGGCGGCGTGGGCGGCATTGGCATGCTGCTGGCCGGATATTGTATGCTCGGCTACGTCTGGTCTTACCCTCATCTTAGTATGTATACATATGAACACTTGTCTCTTTACAGTGTCACATTTTGGGTTAAAgtgttttaa